The DNA region ACATTCCGCTATTGCTTGAGAGAGCAGGACCTTTGGCCATTAGCTTTCAACCTTTCCGCCTGCAGCTTCGATGGCTTCCTTTGCACCTTTAGATACACGGATACCAGCCGCTACAGTAACAGATTTTTTAATTTCACCAGACAGCATTACTTTCACGTTTTCGATGCTGTTATTGATTACGCCAGCCGCTTTCAAGCTCAACATATCAACAACTTCACCTTCAACTTTGTTCAGCTCAGAAAGACGAACTTCTGCTGACACCAAAGATTTACGAGAAGTAAAACCGAACTTTGGTAGACGTTGTTTCAAAGGCATTTGACCGCCTTCAAAACCTGCCTTAACTTTACCGCCAGAGCGCGACTTCAAACCTTTATGACCACGACCACCGGTTTTACCTAAAGTACTACCGATACCACGACCAACACGTTTGCGAGATTTTTTCGCGCCGTCAGCTGGGCTAAGAGTATTTAATCGCATTTTAGTCCTCCACGCTTACCATGTAGTAGACCTTATTTGCCATACCGCGATTTTCTGGAGTATCCAAAACTTCAACAGTGTGGCCGATCTTGCGTAAACCCAAGCCTGCTAAACACGCTTTATGCGCCTTTAAGCGGCCAATGCTAGAACGCGTTTGCGTTACTTTAAATGTTTTATTCGCCATGACACTACTCCAGAATATCTTCTACAGTTTTGCCACGCTTAGCGGCGACCGACTCTGGAGTAGCCATGTTCGCTAAACCTTTGATTGTCGCGCGGACAATGTTAATCGGATTAGTAGAACCGTTACTCTTTGCCAGTACATTCTGTACACCAAGTACTTCGAATACAGCACGCATCGCACCACCGGCAATAATACCAGTACCTTCAGATGCAGGCTGCATGAACACTTTAGAGGCACCGTGAGCAGCATTTATAGGATGCTGTAACGTGTGTCCGTCTTTTAGTTCGACCTGGACCATATTGCGACGAGCTTGCTCCATCGCCTTTTGAATCGCTGCTGGAACTTCGCGGGCTTTACCGCGACCAAAGCCAACCTTACCTTTACCATCGCCGACAACAGTTAAAGCGGTGAAAGAGAAAATACGACCACCTTTAACCACTTTGGCGACACGGTTAACGTTGACTAATTTTTCCACCAGACCTTCGGTGTTGTTCACTTCTTGTCTAGCCATCATTCAACCCTTAAAACTGGAGACCTTTCTCTCGAGCCGCATCCGCCAATGCTTTAACTCGACCATGGTATTTAAAACCGGAACGATCAAACGCAACATTCAATACGC from Pleionea litopenaei includes:
- the rplO gene encoding 50S ribosomal protein L15, with the protein product MRLNTLSPADGAKKSRKRVGRGIGSTLGKTGGRGHKGLKSRSGGKVKAGFEGGQMPLKQRLPKFGFTSRKSLVSAEVRLSELNKVEGEVVDMLSLKAAGVINNSIENVKVMLSGEIKKSVTVAAGIRVSKGAKEAIEAAGGKVES
- the rpmD gene encoding 50S ribosomal protein L30 produces the protein MANKTFKVTQTRSSIGRLKAHKACLAGLGLRKIGHTVEVLDTPENRGMANKVYYMVSVED
- the rpsE gene encoding 30S ribosomal protein S5, producing the protein MARQEVNNTEGLVEKLVNVNRVAKVVKGGRIFSFTALTVVGDGKGKVGFGRGKAREVPAAIQKAMEQARRNMVQVELKDGHTLQHPINAAHGASKVFMQPASEGTGIIAGGAMRAVFEVLGVQNVLAKSNGSTNPINIVRATIKGLANMATPESVAAKRGKTVEDILE